One Neodiprion pinetum isolate iyNeoPine1 chromosome 1, iyNeoPine1.2, whole genome shotgun sequence genomic window carries:
- the LOC124212671 gene encoding uncharacterized protein: protein MNTYATPQRYEILDSEGYGSASSPESTNPRSCWPAPESLILGYPQPPRSRGSSCDSVSSVDSRNHEYQELTAFTVGDNFPGNPSLCGPASFEANCASSLAEISLYKGYNPSRQNDYCRGIGNGKSGNQSQQQDFQENIGSFSSRGNFPGCGEAQFQKSDNVYLALDGLYNNNNNNNNNTSNNNNNNNIDNASRTVTTLTATASSYTGGIVKCAGEQFSQKIGTAVYGSNFGRSSDGLLYAGIETRVQDQIQCAELNNSSSKTSESEAVEPSMKIGDHRRHHRNHNHNHNHNHNHNHNHHPHEQFSTTRYEDGDFRIEFEDDELNEKDNLHKVKSGAPGVEVLKKRRLAANARERRRMNSLNDAFDRLRDVVPSLGNDRKLSKFETLQMAQTYISALYELLQRE from the coding sequence ATGAACACCTACGCTACGCCGCAGCGATACGAGATCCTCGATTCCGAGGGTTACGGTTCTGCCAGCAGCCCCGAATCAACGAATCCGCGAAGCTGTTGGCCGGCCCCGGAATCTCTGATACTCGGCTACCCGCAGCCACCGAGATCCAGAGGAAGCAGCTGCGACAGCGTCAGTTCGGTCGACAGTCGTAATCACGAGTACCAGGAGCTGACCGCCTTTACGGTTGGCGATAATTTCCCGGGAAATCCGTCGTTATGCGGTCCGGCGAGTTTCGAGGCGAACTGCGCGAGCAGCCTCGCCGAGATCAGTTTGTACAAGGGTTACAATCCCAGCCGTCAGAACGATTATTGCAGAGGGATCGGTAACGGAAAATCCGGAAATCAAAGCCAGCAGCAGGATTTTCAAGAAAACATCGGGAGCTTCTCGTCCCGAGGAAATTTTCCCGGTTGCGGTGAAGCTCAGTTTCAAAAATCCGATAACGTTTACCTCGCTCTCGACGGTTTgtacaacaataacaacaataacaacaacaacaccagcaacaacaacaacaacaacaacatcgaCAACGCTTCGAGGACCGTGACGACGTTGACTGCAACCGCGTCATCCTACACCGGTGGTATCGTCAAGTGTGCGGGGGAACAGTTTTCGCAAAAAATCGGTACCGCGGTTTACGGTAGCAATTTCGGACGAAGTTCAGACGGCTTGTTATACGCGGGTATCGAGACTCGCGTTCAGGATCAGATCCAGTGCGCGGAATTGAACAATTCGAGCTCGAAAACTTCGGAAAGCGAGGCTGTTGAACCGTCGATGAAAATCGGCGACCATCGTCGCCATCACCGTAATCATAATCACAATCACAATCACAATCACAATCATAATCATAATCATCACCCGCACGAGCAGTTCTCGACAACGAGATACGAGGACGGTGATTTTCGCATCGAATTCGAGGACGACGAGCTTAACGAGAAGGACAATTTGCATAAAGTTAAGTCCGGCGCGCCGGGAGTCGAGGTATTGAAAAAACGACGCCTAGCCGCGAACGCGAGGGAGAGAAGGAGGATGAACAGTTTAAACGACGCGTTTGACAGACTTAGGGACGTTGTGCCCAGTCTGGGTAACGACAGGAAACTCAGCAAGTTCGAAACCCTGCAAATGGCTCAGACCTACATATCGGCCCTCTACGAATTACTTCAGCGCGAATAG